The genome window GCTGGAGATCCAGGATCCCGCGTTTCCCGCCAGCCAGATGGCGATTCCCATCAAGGGCAGCGTGCGCGCCAACTTCGAGAAGGAACACGCGGTGGCCAAGCTCGAGGCCACCATCGAGGGCGGCGAGTTCAACGCCTCGGCCGAGGTGTCGCAGTTCGACGAACCCCGCATCGCCTTCATGGTCGCCGCCGATACGCTGGACCTGGACAAGCTGCTGCCCTCGGCCCGGCCGGGGGCGGCGGGCGGTGGATCCGGCGCGGGCGCCCGCGCCCCGGCGGATCCGCCGGTGGACCTGTCCGCGCTCGAGGACATCACGGCCAGCGGCACCATCAAGGTCGGCAAACTGGTCGCGCGGGGGCTCAAGGCCAGCAACGTCTCCGCCTCGGTGCGCGTGGCCAAGGGGCGCGCCGACGTGAGCGGCCTGAAGGCGTCGCTGTACGGCGGCTCGCTGTCGGGCAGCGTGTTCGCGGACGCGGCCACGAATCGCATCGGCCTCGCGCCCACGCTCACGAACGTGGCGCTGCAGCCGCTGTTGTCGGATGTGAAACACAAGGACGGACTGATCGGCCGCGCGACGGTCGCGCTCAATCTGACCGCGACCGGCAAGACCGTGGGGCAGATGAAGCGCGCCCTGAACGGCACGGCCAGCCTCGCGGTGCGCGACGGCGCGGTCAAGGGCGTGAACATCGCCCAGTCCCTGCGCGAATTCCGTTCGCTGCTGTCGGCGCGCAAGGACGACGCCAGGCAGCACCAGGATGCGCTCCAGACCGACTTCTCGGAAATGCAGGCCCAGCTGGTGTTCGCCAGCGGCATCGGGACCGTGCGCAGCCTGAGCGTCAAGGCGCCGCTGCTGCGCGTCTCGGAAGGCGAACCGGCCCGCATCGATATCCCTGGCGAACGCTTCGACCTGATGGCCCTGGTCACCGTCGTGAACACCTCCACGGGCCAGGACGGCAAGGACCTCGCGGACCTGCGCAACGTTACCGTGCCGGTCCACGTGGCCGGCCCCTTCGCGTCGCCGTCCTACACGATCCAGTGGAGCAAGGTCGCCACCGACGTGCTCAGGAACACCGTCAAGAACAAACTCCAGGAAGAGCTGGGCATCGAGCCGTCCGAATCGGGCGACAAGCTGCGCGGCAAGGTCAGGGACCGGCTCAAGGGATTGTTCCGGTAGTCGCATCTTCAGCAAAAAGCCGATGTCCATTTCCATCTCCGGCCTCTACATCTATCCCATCAAGTCCTGCGGCGGCATTGCGCTGGAACGTTCCGCCATCGGCATGGCCGGCCTGCACAACGACCGCCGGTGGATGGTGGTCGATGCCGATGGCGTCTTCCTTACGCAGCGCAGCCATCCGGCCATGGCCAGGGTCCGCACCGAGCTGCGCGACGGCTACCTGATCGCGACCGCGCCCGGGCAGCCGCGCCTGGACATTCCGGTCGACGTGATCGAAGACGATGACAGCGTGCGCACGCGGGTCACGGTCTGGCGCGACGAGGTCGACGCCGTGGACGAAGGCGATCTGGCCGCCCAGTGGTTCGGCGCGCTGCTGGGCACGCCGTGCCGGCTGGTCAAGGTCCATCCGCAATCGCATCGGCTGGCCAGTGTGGACCGGATCGACCGCTGGCTGGCCGGGCATCCCGCGGTGGAGGGCTTTGCCCGCCAGCATGTCTTCGCGTTCGCCGACGGCTATCCCATCCTGGTGGCCAACGAGGGATCGCTGATCGAACTGAACGAGAAGCTGGCCGCCAGGGGCGAGGCGCCTGTCGGCATGGACCGGTTCCGGCCCAACGTGGTGCTGAGCGAATTCGGGGCCTTCGACGAGGACTACACCGTGCTCGTGGCCATCGGCGATATCCGGATGGCACTGGTCAAGCCCTGCGTGCGCTGCGAGATCCCCAATACCGATCAGTTCACCGGCGCGCGGGCGGCCGAGCCGATGTCCACGCTCACGACCTTCCGCAACCAGCCCGGCGGCGGCGTCACTTTCGGGATGAACGCCATCGTCAGCGCGCCGCTGGGAGCGGTGCTGGAGGTAGGAGACCGCGCCGAAGTGCTGCTCGATTTCTGATCGGATCCAGGACGGCGGCCAGCCGTCGGCCCAAGCCATGGCACGCGCCCTCCGGGGCGCTTTTTTTTTACCTGCCTCTTTTCTGTAAATCGATTTTTATTGACATAAACGATTGTCAAATAATATAAAAAAATAATCGAACAAAATATTAAAAATCGATTTATTCGGGATGAGTTGCCCAGCATTGCCGGAGATGCGGATTCTTCAGGAGAGTGCTCATGATGCGGTTGCCTTGCCGTGCGCTGGTCGTTGCCGTGGTTGCCTGCCTTGCCGGACCGCCGGTTGTGCTGGCCCAGACCTATCCGGCGCAGCCGGTCAAGATCGTCGTTCCTTTCCCGCCGGGCGGCGCCACCGATCTGCTGGCGCGACGGATCGCCGAGCAGCTTGCGCCCCGGCTCGGCCAGCCCGTGGTCGTGGAAAACAAGGCAGGCGCCGGCGGCATGATAGGCAGCCAGCAGGTGGCGCGTGCCGCGCCTGACGGCTACACGCTGGTGGTGGGCGTGACCGGCTCGCATTCCATCGCCAGCCACCTGACGGCCAAGCCCCTCTACGATGCGGTCCGGGACTTCGAGCCGGTCGCCTTGCTGGTGACCGCGCCGCTGGTGCTGGTGGTGCGCCCTTCGCTGCCTGTCTCGACACTGGGCGAGTTCGTCGCCTATGCACGGCGCAAGCCCGGCTCGATCACCTACGGTTCGTCGGGAGCGGGCACCTCGATGCATCTGACGGCGGAACTGATCAGCCGCGAGGCGGGAATAAGCCTGACGCACGTGCCGTACAAGGGCAGCGCCCAGGCCATGGCGGACCTGCTGGGCGGACAGATCGACGCGCTGTTCGTCGATCCGCCGGTCATCGCGCCCCACCTGGGGTCGGGCAAGCTCAA of Pigmentiphaga sp. H8 contains these proteins:
- a CDS encoding MOSC domain-containing protein, which codes for MSISISGLYIYPIKSCGGIALERSAIGMAGLHNDRRWMVVDADGVFLTQRSHPAMARVRTELRDGYLIATAPGQPRLDIPVDVIEDDDSVRTRVTVWRDEVDAVDEGDLAAQWFGALLGTPCRLVKVHPQSHRLASVDRIDRWLAGHPAVEGFARQHVFAFADGYPILVANEGSLIELNEKLAARGEAPVGMDRFRPNVVLSEFGAFDEDYTVLVAIGDIRMALVKPCVRCEIPNTDQFTGARAAEPMSTLTTFRNQPGGGVTFGMNAIVSAPLGAVLEVGDRAEVLLDF
- a CDS encoding tripartite tricarboxylate transporter substrate binding protein, translated to MMRLPCRALVVAVVACLAGPPVVLAQTYPAQPVKIVVPFPPGGATDLLARRIAEQLAPRLGQPVVVENKAGAGGMIGSQQVARAAPDGYTLVVGVTGSHSIASHLTAKPLYDAVRDFEPVALLVTAPLVLVVRPSLPVSTLGEFVAYARRKPGSITYGSSGAGTSMHLTAELISREAGISLTHVPYKGSAQAMADLLGGQIDALFVDPPVIAPHLGSGKLKPLAVSSRQRNPVLPQVPTMAESGLKDFEVLSWQGLFAPAGTPAPVVERLHREVAAVLAMPEVSGFFAQQGFVVAGGSVADFQRFVADESRRWGEVVKQAGIAVN